In the Oncorhynchus gorbuscha isolate QuinsamMale2020 ecotype Even-year linkage group LG05, OgorEven_v1.0, whole genome shotgun sequence genome, one interval contains:
- the LOC124036132 gene encoding LOW QUALITY PROTEIN: phosphatidylinositol polyphosphate 5-phosphatase type IV-like (The sequence of the model RefSeq protein was modified relative to this genomic sequence to represent the inferred CDS: inserted 2 bases in 1 codon; deleted 1 base in 1 codon), with protein sequence MRMTENGEDSSPSQPDGVLPREAPGGKDPGVSSDKRPVNPSTEDNKPTKLIDTLQFPQDVQDQTSKTSLYQPRPPLLPKPPALSKGGKSGSLEEVRSRRLKHSQESLTDPAETGSSTDSLKEDSTVTGVFTLSGAATLRNGQGSIVGPLLTPTGSPVFRARGQSLSEYERRPHDHHGDPAEQRGRPFKVRLSPLQPSGPLPALEQTSVSESLRTANRIDRDCVDYGIVPGRAGPERLHLHRNLSDSRLLDNMVLDNTSVNSMKSTFSXLNPIRPRDVRNRSFLEGSVLGSGALLGAEELDRYFPERRVGIYIATWNMHGEKGLPNNLDDLLLPTDSEFAQDFYIIGVQEGCPDRREWEIRLQETLGPYYVMLYAASHGVLYLTVFVRRDLIWFCSEVEHATVTTRIMSQIKTKGAVGIGFTFFGTSFLFITSHFTSGDSRVYERILDYNKIVEALALPKVLPDTNPYRSTSSDVTTRFDEVFWFGDFNFRLSKDRVEVEALLNQNQGVDMGPLLHHDQLSKEMKDGSIFKGFQEALIQFLPTYKFDVGCDVYDTTSKQRTPSYTDRILFRNRQVGDIKVIKYTSCSMIKTSDHRPVIGMFQVKLRPGRDNIPLGAGQFDRSLYLEGIRRRITRELKKREATKDQGSSTICSIS encoded by the exons ATGAGGATGACTGAGAATGGGGAGGACAGCAGCCCCTCTCAGCCTGATGGAGTGTTACCTCGTGAAGCTCCTGGTGGGAAGGATCCAGGAGTTAGCAGTGACAAGAGGCCAGTGAACCCCTCTACCGAGGACAACAAACCCACCAAGCTCATCGACACCCTGCAATTCCCTCAGGATGTACAAGACCAAACCAGCAAGACCAGTCTCTACCAGCCGCGACCGCCCCTGCTGCCCAAGCCCCCTGCACTTTCGAAAGGAGGGAAGAGCGGTTCGTTGGAGGAGGTGAGAAGCAGAAGACTTAAGCACAGCCAGGAGAGTCTGACTGACCCAGCTGAGACTGGTTCCTCCACAGACTCTCTTAAGGAGGACTCGACAGTTACAGGTGTGTTCACCTTGAGCGGTGCTGCCACCTTAAGGAACGGACAGGGCTCCATCGTTGGACCCCTCTTAACTCCTACAGGGTCCCCTGTCTTCAGAGCCAGGGGCCAGAGCCTCTCCGAGTATGAGAGGAGGCCCCACGACCACCACGGTGACCCAGCTGAGCAGCGG GGGAGGCCCTTTAAGGTACGCCTCTCTCCCTTACAGCCATCGGGTCCACTTCCTGCTCTGGAGCAGACCTCGGTGTCGGAGTCCTTAAGGACGGCTAATCGGATTGACAGGGATTGCGTGGATTATGGCATTGTGCCGGGGAGAGCTGGGCCTGAGAGGCTGCACCTGCACAGGAACCTGAGCGACAGCCGGCTTCTGGATAACATGGTGTTGGACAACACCTCTGTCAATTCCATGAAGTCCACCTTCAG GTTGAACCCCATCAGACCCAGGGACGTCAGGAACAG GAGTTTTCTGGAGGGCAGCGTGCTGGGCAGTGGTGCCCTTCTGGGCGCTGAGGAGCTGGACCGCTATTTCCCAGAGAGGAGAGTTGGCATCTACATAGCCACATGGAACATGCATGGAGAGAAG GGACTTCCAAACAACCTAGATGACCTGTTGCTCCCGACAGACTCTGAATTTGCACAAGACTTTTACATCATCGGAGTCCAGGAGGGATGTCCAGACCG gaggGAATGGGAGATCCGTCTTCAGGAGACTCTGGGGCCGTACTACGTCATGCTCTACGCAGCCTCCCACGGGGTTCTCTACCTCACTGTGTTCGTCAGGAGGGACCTCATTTGGTTCTGCTCAg AAGTGGAGCATGCCACGGTCACAACACGCATCATGTCTCAGATTAAAACCAAAGGAGCCGTGGGGATCGGCTTCACCTTCTTTGGCACTTCCTTCCTCTTCATCACCTCCCATTTTACCT CTGGAGATTCCAGAGTGTACGAGAGGATTCTGGACTACAACAAGATCGTTGAAGCACTTGCTCTGCCTAAAGTTCTTCCAGACACCAACCCTTACCGCTCCACATCCT CGGATGTGACAACACGGTTTGATGAGGTTTTTTGGTTTGGGGACTTTAACTTCCGCCTGAGTAAAGACCGTGTGGAGGTAGAGGCCCTTCTAAACCAGAACCAGGGTGTGGACATGGGTCCTCTTCTCCACCATGACCAACTCTCCAAGGAAATGAAGGATG GTTCCATCTTTAAAGGCTTCCAGGAAGCACTGATTCAGTTCCTCCCCACCTACAAATTTGACGTTGGCTGTGACGTGTATGACACCACCTCTAAGCAGAGAACTCCCTCATACACA GACAGAATACTGTTCAGGAACAGGCAGGTGGGTGACATCAAAGTGATAAAGTACACCAGCTGTTCAATGATCAAGACGTCAGACCACCGGCCTGTCATCGGCATGTTCCAGGTCAAACTCCGTCCTGGAAGAGACAA TATTCCTCTGGGAGCGGGTCAGTTTGACAGGAGTCTGTACCTGGAGGGCATCAGGAGGAGGATCACCAGAGAGCTGAAGAAGAGGGAAGCCACAAAGGACCAGGGCAGCAGCACCATCTGCTCCATCTCCTGA